A stretch of Synechococcus sp. MIT S9220 DNA encodes these proteins:
- a CDS encoding bi-domain-containing oxidoreductase, whose product MLELPVPSTKDGHILIRTHCSLLSSGTERMLVEFGRSNIFDKALQQPDKVKQVFDKLSTDGLLPTFDSIQSKLDSPIPLGYCNVGTVISVGKSVSSISVGDRVVSNGPHAEIVSVPSNLCAVIPSNVSDEEASFVVLAAIGLQGIRLLNPTFGETFLVSGLGLIGLLTSQLLLANGCRVLGIDPDVEKCLLAQSFGVSTLDLSSDINPVSWCYDETDNVGVDGVLITASTASSEPVHTAAMSCRQRGRIVLIGVSGLDLQRDLFYKKELSFQVSCSYGPGRYDPLYEQSGIDYPVGFVRWTENRNFIAILHAFAKRSLSIKDLISHRFDFDNASNAYDLLMSKNNSFGILLRYSSDHDLDRRTVRLRPDASATHSSFGLDPTIAVLGSGNYSSRVLIPSFKKAGAQFHTLISTSGGGPVLVGMKYGFVCASTDVNSAFHNPSINTIVIATRHDSHASLVVEALACGKHVFVEKPLCLTTDQLNCIEKAYNNESILTVGFNRRFAPLILELNKQLKSLSGPKAFVYTCNAGFIPSNHWTQSPELGGGRLLGEACHFVDLLRHLAASPIQDLQVTTAASHQDCSDTFSLQLRFVDGSIGTVHYFANGSRSFPKERLEVFASGKVFCLDNFRKLKAWGIPGFRTRRSLSQDKGHQNLCASFLNSIEAGQPPPIPVSEIFEVQRFLLQSVNQ is encoded by the coding sequence TTGCTTGAACTGCCAGTACCTTCTACTAAAGATGGGCACATTCTTATACGTACTCACTGCTCTCTTCTTTCATCTGGAACAGAGCGTATGTTAGTTGAGTTTGGTAGATCTAATATTTTCGATAAAGCCCTTCAGCAGCCAGATAAGGTTAAGCAGGTTTTTGACAAATTGTCCACTGATGGACTACTTCCTACCTTTGACAGTATTCAATCAAAGCTAGATAGTCCCATTCCTCTGGGTTATTGCAATGTTGGTACTGTTATCTCCGTTGGAAAATCTGTTTCCTCTATATCTGTTGGAGATCGTGTTGTCTCAAATGGTCCTCATGCTGAGATTGTTTCAGTTCCAAGCAACCTCTGTGCAGTTATACCTTCAAATGTAAGCGACGAAGAAGCATCTTTCGTTGTATTGGCTGCTATTGGGTTACAGGGTATTAGGCTCCTTAATCCCACCTTTGGGGAAACATTTCTCGTAAGTGGCTTAGGTTTAATTGGTCTTTTAACTTCTCAACTTTTGTTAGCCAATGGTTGTCGAGTATTAGGAATTGATCCTGATGTAGAGAAGTGCCTCTTGGCTCAGTCTTTTGGTGTATCTACTCTTGATCTTTCGTCAGATATCAATCCAGTATCATGGTGTTACGACGAAACCGATAATGTTGGTGTAGACGGAGTTCTAATTACTGCTTCAACTGCTTCTTCTGAACCTGTACATACTGCAGCTATGTCTTGTAGGCAGCGTGGTCGTATTGTTTTAATTGGCGTATCTGGTCTTGATCTTCAGCGTGATCTTTTTTATAAAAAGGAGCTCTCTTTTCAGGTTAGTTGTTCATACGGTCCAGGTCGTTATGATCCTCTTTATGAGCAATCTGGAATTGACTATCCCGTTGGTTTTGTTCGTTGGACTGAAAACCGCAATTTTATCGCTATTCTACATGCTTTTGCCAAAAGATCTCTTTCAATCAAGGACTTAATTTCTCATCGTTTTGATTTCGATAATGCTTCTAATGCTTATGACTTGCTTATGAGTAAAAATAACTCATTTGGTATTCTATTACGATATTCATCCGATCATGATCTAGACCGTCGAACTGTACGGCTAAGGCCTGACGCCTCTGCAACTCACTCTTCTTTTGGTCTTGACCCTACTATTGCTGTATTAGGTTCTGGTAATTATTCTTCTCGTGTCTTAATCCCATCTTTTAAGAAGGCCGGAGCTCAATTTCATACACTTATCTCTACCAGTGGCGGTGGCCCGGTTCTTGTTGGCATGAAATACGGGTTTGTATGTGCTAGCACTGATGTTAATTCCGCTTTCCATAATCCTTCTATTAATACTATTGTTATTGCTACTAGGCATGATAGCCACGCATCTCTCGTTGTTGAAGCACTGGCATGTGGCAAGCATGTTTTTGTTGAAAAGCCCCTTTGCTTGACAACTGATCAACTCAATTGTATTGAAAAAGCTTATAATAATGAATCTATCTTGACTGTTGGCTTTAATCGTCGTTTTGCTCCTTTAATTCTTGAACTTAACAAGCAATTAAAATCTTTAAGCGGCCCTAAAGCTTTTGTTTACACTTGCAATGCTGGGTTTATACCATCGAATCACTGGACCCAATCTCCAGAATTAGGCGGTGGACGTCTTTTAGGCGAGGCTTGTCATTTTGTAGATCTACTTCGTCATCTGGCTGCGAGTCCTATTCAAGATCTCCAGGTCACCACTGCAGCCTCCCATCAGGACTGCTCTGATACCTTTTCCCTCCAATTGCGATTCGTTGACGGGTCTATTGGAACTGTCCATTACTTTGCAAACGGCAGTAGGTCTTTCCCCAAGGAGCGCCTTGAAGTGTTTGCTTCCGGAAAAGTTTTCTGTTTAGACAATTTCCGCAAGCTTAAGGCTTGGGGTATCCCCGGTTTTCGAACTCGTCGTTCCTTATCGCAGGATAAGGGTCACCAGAACTTGTGTGCTTCTTTTCTAAATTCAATTGAAGCTGGTCAACCACCCCCGATTCCTGTGTCGGAGATCTTTGAAGTACAGCGCTTTCTTCTTCAGTCCGTTAATCAATGA
- the wecC gene encoding UDP-N-acetyl-D-mannosamine dehydrogenase has protein sequence MSTCCILGLGYIGLPTAVVLARAGHRVIGVDVNSEVVAKVNQGIIHIVEPDLDEAVASVVASGTLFAQVVPAPADVFIIAVPTPFRISTQHIPQPNIDYVLEAARSISPYLRPGNLVLLESTSPVGTTEQMANEISRYCGFNHDQIDIAYCPERVLPGRILRELISNDRVIGGLTSSAADAGHKFYTSFCKGKILKTTARTAELVKLSENAFRDVNIAFANELSIVCEDFGVNVLDLIELANHHPRVNILRPGCGVGGHCIAVDPWFIASAAPDCTHLIQAARHVNDAKSRWVIEQVQLRAGALQLQLGRPVRIGCLGLSFKPDVDDLRQSPALHITTELLLAGLDVIACEPNLLEHPTINLHSLQTVLAEADLLVFLVAHSPFKGLPLEGKSVFDLCGVTQPSGL, from the coding sequence ATGAGTACTTGTTGCATTCTTGGTCTTGGTTACATCGGTCTCCCAACTGCAGTAGTTCTTGCTCGCGCTGGTCATCGGGTTATTGGCGTTGATGTGAATTCGGAGGTTGTCGCCAAGGTCAATCAGGGAATCATTCACATTGTTGAGCCAGATCTTGATGAGGCTGTGGCTAGTGTTGTTGCTTCTGGCACTCTCTTTGCTCAAGTGGTGCCAGCTCCAGCTGATGTTTTCATAATTGCTGTGCCAACGCCTTTTCGTATTAGTACACAACATATTCCTCAACCAAATATTGATTATGTTTTAGAGGCTGCCCGCTCAATATCGCCATACTTGCGCCCCGGCAATTTGGTTTTGCTTGAATCCACCTCGCCAGTCGGTACTACTGAGCAAATGGCAAATGAAATTTCTCGATATTGTGGTTTCAATCATGATCAGATTGATATTGCCTATTGCCCTGAAAGGGTCTTACCAGGCCGAATTCTAAGAGAGCTAATTAGTAACGATCGTGTAATTGGAGGATTAACATCTTCTGCAGCTGATGCTGGTCATAAATTTTATACCTCTTTTTGCAAAGGTAAGATTTTGAAGACAACTGCTCGTACGGCAGAACTTGTTAAGCTTTCCGAAAATGCATTTCGTGACGTCAATATTGCTTTTGCTAATGAGTTGTCTATTGTTTGTGAAGATTTTGGCGTTAACGTTCTTGACCTAATAGAGCTCGCCAATCATCACCCACGTGTTAATATATTGCGCCCAGGATGTGGCGTTGGTGGTCATTGCATTGCCGTAGATCCATGGTTCATTGCTTCGGCTGCGCCTGATTGCACCCATTTAATTCAAGCTGCGCGTCATGTTAATGACGCTAAAAGTCGTTGGGTCATTGAGCAGGTACAGCTGCGTGCTGGCGCTTTGCAGTTACAACTTGGACGTCCCGTGCGGATCGGTTGCCTTGGTTTGTCCTTCAAGCCTGATGTAGATGATTTACGCCAATCACCTGCTCTTCATATTACGACCGAGCTTCTCTTGGCTGGTTTGGATGTTATTGCTTGTGAGCCTAATCTTCTAGAACATCCTACGATCAACTTGCATTCACTACAAACGGTGCTTGCCGAAGCTGATCTTTTGGTCTTCCTTGTGGCACATAGCCCTTTCAAGGGTCTTCCTTTAGAAGGTAAGTCTGTTTTTGATCTTTGTGGAGTCACTCAACCGAGTGGTTTATGA
- a CDS encoding heparinase II/III family protein yields MPPYFFTWLATTSNDVEFCTSYLHCLEITNSYGSPCSFQLPKSITFSFLNQSRELFWPIRWNDKHWPRLWQFHLHYFDWAREWLEIALLTSRWPQESSSLALLIDLWIFSNPFGRGDGWHSYTLSLRIRNWVWLFRCVPQLATSIRVQSLWHQLCWLESHPESCYGGNHWLENLLAIAIGSLQFSGSRAEAMHHRSLLLLNQELISQVLPDGGHEERSAVYHLLILDRLVELACVLISIRGSAPDWLRHTIKDMASWVSVVRLEGGILPRFNDSAEDAAPPLDEVLAFAHSYLTGSTLDDSVDSFPRSPLRRKLLSSAIDSVRPSSPISNLQPTYHFGISDLPDTGWTFLRPGYGWELAFKSGVPCPSHLPAHVHSDQLSFELIQNGHFVFSEAGTSVYDNCSQRAFERSGSAHNQLQLGVPNASSGEVDWFEPVEVWGSFRAGRKSQPRLREFGSLPNGGCFVSGAHDGFDPIGATHNRRIEILDVGINCLSLTVIDTVITNNLLHLRQWWHLAPDLHRSYLKDLRFEFSEVGQIQGDWSTTTFAHGFGNRVSRHSFCLHGVLLPGEHCLRVHLPVVSTNPSLSV; encoded by the coding sequence TTGCCACCATATTTCTTTACCTGGCTTGCTACCACCAGTAACGATGTTGAATTTTGTACTTCCTACTTGCATTGCTTAGAAATTACTAATTCTTATGGTTCTCCATGTTCATTTCAGCTTCCAAAGTCGATTACATTTTCTTTTCTTAATCAGTCTCGCGAGTTGTTTTGGCCTATTCGTTGGAATGATAAACATTGGCCTCGCCTTTGGCAGTTTCATCTTCATTATTTTGACTGGGCGCGTGAATGGCTTGAAATAGCATTGCTAACAAGTCGATGGCCTCAGGAATCATCATCACTTGCATTGCTGATTGATTTATGGATATTTTCCAACCCTTTCGGCCGAGGTGATGGATGGCATAGTTATACTTTATCGCTTAGAATTCGTAATTGGGTATGGTTGTTTCGCTGTGTTCCTCAATTAGCTACTTCTATACGTGTGCAGTCCCTCTGGCATCAATTGTGTTGGCTTGAATCACATCCCGAATCTTGCTACGGAGGAAATCATTGGTTAGAGAATCTTCTTGCTATTGCCATCGGCAGCCTGCAGTTTTCTGGATCTAGAGCTGAAGCAATGCATCATCGTTCATTGCTTTTGTTAAATCAGGAATTGATCAGTCAGGTTTTGCCCGATGGAGGTCATGAAGAACGCTCAGCTGTCTACCACCTCTTGATTCTTGATCGGTTGGTTGAGTTGGCATGTGTATTAATTTCGATTCGTGGTTCGGCTCCGGATTGGCTTCGGCATACAATTAAAGATATGGCATCATGGGTAAGTGTTGTGCGTTTGGAAGGCGGGATACTTCCACGTTTTAACGATAGCGCCGAGGATGCTGCGCCACCCTTGGATGAAGTGCTTGCCTTTGCCCATTCTTACCTAACAGGATCAACACTGGATGATTCAGTAGATAGTTTTCCTCGCTCACCCTTACGTCGTAAGTTGTTGAGTTCTGCAATTGATTCAGTGAGACCTTCTTCTCCCATTTCAAACTTACAACCTACTTACCATTTTGGGATTAGTGATCTACCTGATACTGGTTGGACTTTTCTACGTCCAGGGTATGGTTGGGAATTGGCTTTCAAATCAGGCGTTCCTTGCCCATCTCATCTTCCTGCGCACGTCCATTCAGATCAACTTAGTTTTGAGCTAATTCAGAATGGTCATTTTGTTTTCTCCGAAGCAGGAACCAGTGTTTACGATAATTGTTCTCAGCGTGCATTTGAGCGGTCTGGATCTGCGCATAACCAGCTTCAATTAGGTGTCCCTAACGCCTCTTCTGGCGAAGTTGATTGGTTTGAGCCGGTAGAAGTTTGGGGTAGCTTTCGAGCAGGCCGAAAATCTCAGCCTCGTTTGCGAGAATTTGGTTCCCTGCCTAATGGTGGTTGTTTTGTTTCCGGCGCTCATGATGGCTTTGACCCTATAGGAGCTACGCATAATCGTAGGATTGAGATTCTCGATGTAGGGATTAATTGTCTTTCGCTAACTGTTATTGATACCGTCATCACCAATAATCTATTACATTTACGTCAGTGGTGGCACTTGGCTCCTGATCTGCATAGGAGTTATTTGAAAGACCTGCGTTTTGAATTCTCTGAGGTTGGACAAATTCAAGGGGACTGGTCGACCACAACATTTGCACATGGTTTTGGTAATCGAGTCAGTAGGCATAGTTTTTGTCTTCATGGTGTCTTATTACCTGGTGAACATTGCTTGCGTGTCCATCTTCCAGTTGTTTCTACCAACCCTTCTCTTTCGGTCTGA
- a CDS encoding glycosyltransferase family 4 protein, whose protein sequence is MPKLWLINQYANTPDLPGHTRQYEVAAGLVGFGWQVEVFSSDFNLSQREYRRLRFPRIWSVERLAGIRWIWLWVSPYRRNNWKRHLNMLSFCLHLSFHLLPSALWGRLVGKGPDLILASSPQLPAAFTCLWIARIMGLPFVLEVRDLWPQVLIDQGGKSPTNPIVLILGWMERQLYCRASLVVVLAKGAESFVRLRGAQQTVWLPNGPDLHLFSQRPLPPDRSVFTVVYAGAHGAANALDNVLAAARLLQQRGVEIRFRLIGDGPEKQSLIKRAVDLDTVTFENPVSKAEIPDLLAESDAVLLSLSNVSLFRYGVSPNKLYDAYALGRPVITTVAGAINQEVEEYGLGVTATPGDPQALAEAIERLSKTPREERLAMANKAIHLAQTIYSRQRINTQYDACLREVLLK, encoded by the coding sequence ATGCCCAAACTCTGGCTTATTAATCAGTATGCAAATACGCCAGATCTCCCCGGTCATACCCGTCAATATGAAGTTGCTGCAGGTCTTGTCGGTTTTGGTTGGCAGGTAGAGGTGTTTTCGTCTGATTTCAATCTTTCTCAGCGAGAGTACAGGCGACTTCGGTTTCCGCGTATATGGTCCGTTGAGCGACTAGCTGGGATTCGCTGGATTTGGTTGTGGGTATCTCCGTATCGCCGCAACAATTGGAAGCGTCATCTCAACATGCTCAGCTTCTGTTTGCATCTTTCTTTTCACCTGTTGCCTTCCGCTTTGTGGGGTCGGTTAGTGGGAAAGGGTCCCGATTTGATTCTTGCGAGTTCGCCGCAGCTTCCTGCTGCTTTCACTTGTCTTTGGATTGCTCGAATTATGGGTCTCCCCTTCGTGTTGGAGGTGCGCGACCTTTGGCCCCAGGTTTTGATTGACCAAGGAGGAAAAAGCCCCACGAACCCTATTGTGTTGATTCTCGGCTGGATGGAGCGTCAGCTTTACTGTCGTGCCTCATTAGTTGTTGTGTTGGCGAAAGGTGCAGAGTCTTTTGTGAGGCTGCGAGGTGCACAGCAAACGGTTTGGCTACCTAATGGTCCAGACCTTCACTTGTTCTCTCAGCGGCCATTGCCTCCTGACCGCTCTGTCTTCACTGTGGTTTATGCAGGCGCTCATGGTGCTGCCAATGCCCTCGACAATGTGCTTGCAGCTGCCCGTCTTTTGCAGCAGCGAGGTGTAGAGATACGTTTCCGCTTGATCGGCGACGGGCCTGAGAAGCAGTCTTTGATAAAGCGAGCCGTTGATTTGGACACGGTTACGTTCGAGAATCCAGTCTCAAAAGCTGAGATCCCTGATTTGCTGGCCGAATCCGATGCGGTTTTGTTGTCGCTGTCAAATGTTTCCTTATTCCGCTACGGGGTTTCTCCAAACAAGCTTTATGACGCTTATGCCTTAGGGCGTCCTGTTATTACAACGGTTGCTGGAGCCATCAATCAGGAGGTGGAAGAGTATGGACTCGGAGTGACAGCAACACCGGGGGATCCTCAGGCGCTTGCTGAAGCCATTGAGCGTCTTTCGAAGACACCGAGAGAAGAACGACTTGCAATGGCTAATAAAGCAATACACCTAGCGCAAACCATCTATTCGAGACAAAGAATCAATACTCAATATGACGCTTGCTTACGTGAGGTGCTCCTTAAATGA
- a CDS encoding SDR family oxidoreductase, producing MMIAVSGANGFTGRFVCAELQRRQQVFVAVLRPGTDVNWMKTHHIPVRFADLNDVQQLTSALSGCSVLLNVASIGFGSAPFIVQSCRLAGLKRVVFVSTTAIFTQLNAGSKAVRQAAESVINSSDLDFTILRPTMIYGTPGDRNMIRLVRWLDRLPVLPVFGNGRSLQQPVHVTDVAWAVVEAAMTTAAIGCSFNLSGSVAVTYNEVVQLTALALGKKVYRIHLPCGIIVACLQMLEHLHLELPIKSEQIRRLNENKAFSHEDAFLAFGYDPISFDQGILNEVKLFRSGPEVWE from the coding sequence ATGATGATTGCTGTGTCCGGGGCTAATGGTTTTACGGGTCGATTTGTCTGCGCTGAATTGCAAAGGCGTCAGCAAGTCTTCGTTGCCGTTTTGAGGCCAGGAACTGATGTCAACTGGATGAAAACTCATCATATTCCGGTTCGCTTTGCTGATTTAAATGATGTACAACAGCTTACTAGTGCATTGAGTGGATGTTCTGTCTTGCTTAATGTCGCTTCCATCGGTTTTGGGTCAGCTCCATTCATTGTTCAGTCCTGTCGGCTTGCTGGTCTTAAAAGAGTTGTTTTTGTTAGTACCACAGCTATTTTTACTCAACTCAATGCTGGATCCAAGGCTGTCCGTCAAGCAGCCGAGTCCGTAATTAACAGCAGTGATCTGGACTTCACGATATTGAGGCCCACGATGATCTATGGAACGCCTGGGGACCGAAACATGATCCGTTTGGTGCGTTGGTTGGATCGTTTGCCTGTGCTTCCGGTTTTCGGTAACGGGCGATCATTGCAGCAGCCTGTGCATGTCACTGATGTGGCTTGGGCTGTGGTTGAAGCTGCAATGACAACAGCGGCGATTGGATGTTCTTTCAATCTTTCGGGTTCAGTAGCGGTGACTTATAACGAAGTTGTTCAACTTACTGCTCTTGCTTTAGGGAAGAAGGTTTATCGTATACATTTGCCATGCGGCATAATCGTTGCTTGCTTGCAAATGTTAGAGCATCTACATCTCGAGTTGCCAATTAAGTCTGAGCAGATTCGTCGTCTTAATGAAAATAAGGCCTTTAGCCACGAAGATGCATTTTTGGCCTTTGGCTATGACCCGATCAGCTTTGACCAAGGCATTCTTAATGAAGTAAAGCTTTTTCGCTCAGGTCCTGAGGTTTGGGAGTGA
- a CDS encoding glycosyltransferase family 4 protein, with protein MILLIILASALITWLLMLGCLPLLRQRLLDQPSARSSHLQPTPSGGGVSFVALSCLTSCLCLMTGQFRLSFLPLLMLPLAIVGFLDDRYQLPATWRYGIQVFTAILIIWMSPLFRLSDLSAFWSMGVAVALLVLITAVINFTNFMDGLDGLVAGCMAVGFVVLSIKLDVPWSIWTLVGSLFGFLIWNWSPARVFMGDVGSTFLGAVFAGLVLHAISWPQALSYLLVVTPILADACSCVVRRFLAGQAVFKPHRLHLYQRLQQAGWTHGQVSITYITATALLAFAVLLGGLPAVILIAMAEIIAGFLLDRYVAIPFIIASEC; from the coding sequence GTGATTCTTTTAATCATCTTGGCCTCTGCGCTTATAACTTGGTTGCTCATGTTGGGCTGCCTTCCTTTATTGCGTCAGCGTCTTCTTGATCAACCCAGCGCTCGTTCGTCCCATCTCCAGCCCACCCCCAGTGGTGGTGGTGTCTCTTTCGTGGCACTTTCCTGTTTGACTAGTTGTCTCTGCCTAATGACGGGGCAATTTCGCCTGTCTTTTTTGCCATTGTTGATGCTTCCATTAGCCATCGTGGGATTTTTAGACGATCGATACCAGCTTCCTGCAACCTGGCGATATGGAATTCAGGTTTTCACAGCCATCCTCATCATTTGGATGAGTCCTTTGTTCCGGTTGAGCGATCTCTCAGCCTTTTGGTCTATGGGTGTAGCGGTTGCATTGTTGGTGCTGATCACAGCAGTGATCAACTTCACTAATTTCATGGATGGTTTGGATGGTCTTGTGGCTGGCTGCATGGCAGTTGGATTTGTAGTGCTGTCAATAAAACTCGATGTACCTTGGTCGATCTGGACATTGGTTGGGTCTCTATTCGGATTCCTGATCTGGAACTGGTCTCCTGCCAGGGTCTTTATGGGTGACGTAGGAAGCACATTTCTTGGAGCCGTCTTTGCTGGTCTGGTGTTGCATGCGATCAGCTGGCCTCAGGCTTTGAGTTATCTGCTGGTAGTGACCCCCATACTTGCTGACGCTTGCTCCTGTGTGGTGCGTCGGTTTCTGGCTGGTCAGGCAGTGTTCAAGCCTCATCGGCTTCACCTTTACCAAAGACTTCAGCAAGCTGGTTGGACTCATGGCCAAGTCTCGATTACCTATATCACCGCAACGGCACTTCTTGCTTTTGCTGTTTTGTTAGGTGGGTTGCCTGCGGTCATTTTGATTGCCATGGCTGAAATCATTGCAGGATTTCTTTTGGATCGGTACGTCGCGATCCCTTTCATCATTGCTTCTGAATGTTGA
- a CDS encoding nucleoside-diphosphate sugar epimerase/dehydratase: MRRLLDPLGQIEIFRCFLSIPPFRRRLLLIGVDALLLPFSVWLSFWLRLSTPFSPNFLAAGLWLAPISVLVGLPLYAFTGQYKGLTRYVGSSALYRLAGRNGLLVLCLAAVGLMLQLPMPPRSSWILLWLLLTGFTGALRFALRDVLLSLSSGSFQNVLRVAIYGAGEAGAQLAAALRLAGKYKVVTFLDDDPGYWQRTINGIPIRPHQVLSQFVGAIDQVLLAIPSLPRSDRRRIVADLQCFGIPVLQVPSVDDLTAGRARIDALRPIAIEDLLGRDAVPPDPQFLGPGICGAVVCVTGAGGSIGSELCRQIVDLRPKRLILLDQSEPALYEIEHEMRALVPESTSLQAVLGNASDQLMVQKLFLTQAVDVVFHAAAYKHVPLVEANPLAGLENNVGSTYAVCHAAASVGVSQVVLISTDKAVRPTNVMGASKRLAELVVQAHAQEAELLGWTNPQPSTRYSMVRFRNVLGSSGSVVPLFRQQIANGGPITITHPEIIRYFMTIPEAAQLVLQAAVLSKGGEVFLLDMGDPVRIKSLAEQMVRLSGLSIRNVRNPQGDIEIVCMGLRPGEKLYEELLIDGQSEPTAHPLIYKACERSLKPHELWSQLKVLEKSIAAKDVENALNVLQALVPEWQRSEGCKST; encoded by the coding sequence ATGCGACGTCTATTAGATCCTTTGGGTCAGATTGAGATCTTCAGATGTTTTCTAAGCATCCCTCCGTTTCGTCGTCGACTGTTGTTGATAGGCGTTGATGCTTTGCTGCTTCCCTTTTCAGTTTGGTTGAGTTTCTGGCTCCGACTCTCCACTCCATTTTCTCCAAATTTTCTGGCAGCTGGTTTGTGGCTGGCCCCTATATCCGTGTTGGTTGGTTTGCCCTTGTATGCCTTCACTGGACAGTACAAAGGTCTTACCCGATACGTCGGGAGTTCAGCTTTATATCGCCTTGCTGGTCGGAACGGCCTGCTGGTGCTGTGTCTGGCTGCTGTTGGATTAATGCTGCAGCTGCCGATGCCACCCCGCAGTAGCTGGATTCTGCTTTGGTTGTTGTTAACCGGTTTCACAGGTGCGCTGCGTTTTGCTTTGCGTGATGTGTTGCTCAGTCTCAGCTCCGGAAGTTTTCAGAACGTTCTTCGGGTGGCGATTTATGGAGCTGGCGAGGCCGGTGCACAACTCGCCGCTGCTCTTCGACTGGCTGGTAAATACAAGGTTGTTACTTTTTTGGATGATGATCCGGGCTATTGGCAGCGGACTATCAATGGGATTCCTATCAGGCCTCATCAGGTGCTGAGTCAGTTCGTGGGTGCGATCGATCAGGTGTTGCTCGCGATTCCCTCTCTGCCTCGGAGTGATCGTCGTCGCATAGTTGCAGATCTCCAGTGTTTTGGAATCCCAGTACTACAGGTGCCATCAGTCGATGACCTCACTGCTGGGCGAGCTCGCATTGACGCCCTAAGACCTATTGCCATTGAAGACTTGCTCGGTCGTGATGCTGTGCCCCCTGATCCTCAGTTTTTGGGGCCAGGTATTTGTGGTGCAGTCGTGTGTGTGACCGGAGCGGGTGGCTCAATCGGTTCTGAGTTGTGTCGTCAGATTGTTGATTTACGTCCGAAGAGACTCATCCTGCTGGACCAGAGTGAACCGGCGTTGTACGAGATCGAGCATGAAATGCGTGCTCTTGTTCCAGAGAGTACGTCTTTGCAAGCGGTGTTGGGAAATGCTTCTGATCAGTTGATGGTTCAGAAGTTGTTTTTGACTCAGGCAGTGGATGTTGTGTTTCATGCTGCTGCTTACAAGCATGTGCCCTTGGTGGAGGCCAACCCCCTGGCTGGTTTGGAGAATAATGTTGGTTCGACCTATGCCGTGTGTCATGCGGCTGCGTCGGTTGGGGTCTCTCAGGTTGTGTTGATCTCCACCGATAAGGCCGTGCGTCCCACAAATGTGATGGGAGCGTCCAAGCGCTTGGCTGAATTAGTTGTGCAGGCCCATGCTCAGGAAGCAGAGCTTCTTGGATGGACGAATCCTCAGCCTTCCACCCGTTACTCCATGGTTCGGTTCCGCAATGTGTTGGGGTCTTCTGGGTCGGTGGTGCCTTTGTTTCGCCAACAGATTGCTAATGGTGGTCCGATCACCATTACTCACCCGGAGATCATTCGTTATTTCATGACCATTCCTGAGGCGGCGCAGTTGGTGCTTCAGGCTGCTGTGTTGTCCAAAGGAGGTGAAGTGTTTCTACTTGATATGGGTGATCCAGTACGGATTAAATCGCTCGCTGAGCAAATGGTTCGTCTTAGCGGTCTTTCGATTCGAAATGTTCGTAATCCTCAAGGAGATATCGAGATTGTTTGCATGGGACTTCGCCCTGGTGAGAAACTTTATGAGGAGCTTCTGATTGATGGCCAGAGCGAACCAACGGCTCATCCTCTGATCTATAAGGCTTGTGAGCGATCTCTGAAGCCTCATGAGCTTTGGTCTCAGCTCAAGGTTTTGGAGAAATCAATTGCTGCTAAAGATGTTGAGAATGCGCTGAATGTGTTACAGGCTTTGGTCCCCGAATGGCAGAGAAGTGAGGGTTGCAAGAGTACTTAA